Below is a genomic region from Actinoallomurus bryophytorum.
GATCATCCCGCCGACCGGCAACGAGACCATCTCGATGCTGAAGACCACGTCCCTGGCGTCCACGGTGGCCTTCACGGAGCTGCTGAAGGCCGGCGAGGACATCTTCAACGCCAACTACAAGACGATCCCGCTGCTCATCGTAGTGAGCGTCTGGTACATCATCATCACCTCGATCCTGTCGGTCGGGCAGTACTACCTGGAGCGCTACTACGGGCGAGGCTCCTCGCGGGAACTGCCGCCGACTCCGATGCAGCGACTGCGGCGCAACCTGACGACCTTCCACGTCAGGCCGCAGGTGCCGGAGAGGGGCACGTCATGAGCGAGCCGACGGTCGCCTCGGCCGGTGGGCCGATGGTCAAGGCCGAGGGGATCCACAAGTACTTCGGCCGCCTGCACGTCCTGTGCGGCATCGACCTTGAGGTCACCTCCGGCGAGGTCATGTGCGTCATCGGCCCGTCCGGCTCCGGCAAGTCCACCTTCCTGCGCTGCATCAACCACCTGGAGAAGATCGACTCCGGTCGGCTCTGGGTGGACGGCCATCTCGTCGGCTACCGCCAGCGCGGGGAGAAGCTGCACGAGATGCGCGAGAGCGAGGTCGCGGCGCAACGGCGGGACATCGGCATGGTGTTCCAGCGCTTCAACCTCTTCCCGCACATGACGGCGCTGGAGAACATCATGGAGGCGCCGGTCCAGGTCAAGGGCGAGTCCAAGGCGGTCGTCCGCGAGCGGGCGATGGCACTGCTCGACCAGGTCGGCCTGTCGGACAAGATCTCCGCCTACCCGTCGCAGCTCTCGGGCGGGCAGGCGCAGCGGGTGGCGATCGCGCGGGCCCTGGCCATGGAGCCCAAGCTGATGCTGTTCGACGAGCCGACGAGCGCGCTCGACCCCGAGCTGGTCGGGGACGTGCTCGACGTGATGCGGCAGCTCGCCGTGGACGGCATGACCATGGTCGTGGTGACGCACGAGATGGGCTTCGCGCGCGAGGTCGGTGACTCTCTCGTCTTCATGGACGGCGGCGCCATCGTCGAGCAGGGCAACCCGCGTGACGTCCTGGCCGAGCCCAAGCACCGGCGTACGCAGGACTTCCTGTCGAAGGTGCTCTGACGAGAGTGTGACGCGGCCGCGGATGCGGCCGCGTCACACTCTGTCAGGACGGCTCAGCGCGCTCCGAGGCGCAGCGACGGCCTCGGCCAGTAGCGCATGACGACGCGTCCCACGATGAGGCCGTCGGGAACCGCACCGAAGTCCCAGCTGTCCTGGCGGCCGGGCGCCCGCTGGTTGTCGCTCTCCAGCCACCATCCGCCCTCGCCCCGGTGCGCGGCACGCTTGACGATGAGCGTGTCCGTCTCGCTCGGGTGCCGCGCCACGACGACGCTGCCAGGGACGATCCGTGCGCCGGGCCGTACGATCAGCCAGTCGCCGGGACGGAGTACGGGCAGCATCGACTCGCCCGTGACTTCGACCGCCCGCATGATGATGAACCTCTCCGTCGAGGGGTAGGGCCCCAGGAGTAGTGTCTGGTACCAGAGCATGATCTACGAGAGACAACGGAAGGACACGCAGGTGCTCGCACGATTTCTGCGCCCCAAGACCACGGTGTCCGCTCACTGTGACCTGCCCTGCGGCATCTACGACCCGGCGCAAGCACGGATCGAGGCCGAGTCGGTCAAGGCGATCATCGAAAAGTACGAGTCCAACGAGGACCCGGTCTTCCGCGCCCGCGCCCTGATCATCAAGGAGCAGCGGTCCGAGCTGGTCAAGCACCACCTGTGGGTGCTGTGGACCGACTACTTCAAGCCCCCGCACTTTGAGAAGTACCCGCAGCTTCACCAGCTGTTCAACGAGGCGACCAAGCTCGCGGGTGCCGCCGGTACGAAGGGCGGCGTCGACAACGGCAAGGCCGAAGAACTCCTGGCCAAGATCGACGAGATCAGCAAGATTTTCTGGGAGACCAAGAACGCCTGATCTCTCCCCACGATGAGGGCCGGTTCGCGAGAGCGGACGCGGCCCTCATCGTGTCGGCCCGTTACCTGGGCGGTTCAGCGCGTGAGCGGGCGGGCGCCGCGATCTCCGAGCCCGATGATCCCGGGCAGTGGAAAGATCCCTTGGCCATATGCAGGCGTGCCGGACGCGCGAGTAGGTACGCGTAGGCGGTAGTTTCAAGGGAGCGGGTAGCCCCAACTAGGGAGTGACGTGACCGAGGAAACCGCAGCCATGCCGGCCAGTCTTTCTGAAGTCCGCGACGTGGTGACCGTGCGGCTGCCGGCCGACAGCGCCTATCTGTCCGTGCTCCGCACGGCGACGGCCGGGCTGGCCGCGCGCCTCGACTTCAATCTCGACGAGATCGAAGATCTGCGCATCGCGATCGACGAGGCATGCGCGATGCTCCTTGCCCAGGCGGTTCCGGGCACCGACCTGACGTGTGAGTTCGAGCTGACCGACGATGCGATGAGCATCGGGGTGTCGGTTCTCACCGTCGACGGTCGGCAGCCGAGCCGCGACACGTTCGCATGGACCGTGCTGAGCTCCCTCGCCGGTGACGTCGACGCCGAGGTCGGCGCCGACGACAGGGTGACCATCGTCCTGCAGAAGCGACGCGGGCAGACGACGTGACCAGAGTCGACCCAGCACAGCACCGCCCCGCGTGGCCAGGCCCGTCCCATGGCTCCGAGCCGCGAGGCGAGGTGCTGTCGTGACAGAGAAGACGACCGTGGCGGGCAACGAGCATGGCGTACCGGATCGCGCGCGAGCGCGCATGCTGTTCGAACGCCTCAACGCCCTTCCGGACGGCGACGCGGAGCGCCAGCGCATCCGCGACGAGCTGGTGGAGCTGCATCTCCCGCTCGTCGAATACCTCGCACGCCGCTTCCGCAACCGCGGCGAGTGGCTCGACGACCTGATCCAGGTGGCGACGATCGGCCTGATCAAGTCGATCGACCGCTTCGACCTCGAACGCGGGGTGGAGTTCTCCACGTACGCGACGCCGACCATCGTCGGTGAGATCAAGCGGCACTTCCGCGACAAGGGCTGGGCGGTCCGCGTACCCCGCCGGCTGCAGGAGCTCAAGCTCTCGCTGACCAAGGCGATCAGCGACCTCGCCCAGCGCGAGGGCCGCGCGCCGACCGTCAGCGAGCTGGCCCAGCACCTGCAGATGAGCGAGGAAGAGGTGCTCGAGGGCCTGGAGT
It encodes:
- a CDS encoding amino acid ABC transporter ATP-binding protein is translated as MSEPTVASAGGPMVKAEGIHKYFGRLHVLCGIDLEVTSGEVMCVIGPSGSGKSTFLRCINHLEKIDSGRLWVDGHLVGYRQRGEKLHEMRESEVAAQRRDIGMVFQRFNLFPHMTALENIMEAPVQVKGESKAVVRERAMALLDQVGLSDKISAYPSQLSGGQAQRVAIARALAMEPKLMLFDEPTSALDPELVGDVLDVMRQLAVDGMTMVVVTHEMGFAREVGDSLVFMDGGAIVEQGNPRDVLAEPKHRRTQDFLSKVL
- the sodX gene encoding nickel-type superoxide dismutase maturation protease → MRAVEVTGESMLPVLRPGDWLIVRPGARIVPGSVVVARHPSETDTLIVKRAAHRGEGGWWLESDNQRAPGRQDSWDFGAVPDGLIVGRVVMRYWPRPSLRLGAR
- the sodN gene encoding superoxide dismutase, Ni, whose translation is MIYERQRKDTQVLARFLRPKTTVSAHCDLPCGIYDPAQARIEAESVKAIIEKYESNEDPVFRARALIIKEQRSELVKHHLWVLWTDYFKPPHFEKYPQLHQLFNEATKLAGAAGTKGGVDNGKAEELLAKIDEISKIFWETKNA
- a CDS encoding anti-sigma factor, which codes for MTEETAAMPASLSEVRDVVTVRLPADSAYLSVLRTATAGLAARLDFNLDEIEDLRIAIDEACAMLLAQAVPGTDLTCEFELTDDAMSIGVSVLTVDGRQPSRDTFAWTVLSSLAGDVDAEVGADDRVTIVLQKRRGQTT
- a CDS encoding RNA polymerase sigma factor SigF, translating into MLFERLNALPDGDAERQRIRDELVELHLPLVEYLARRFRNRGEWLDDLIQVATIGLIKSIDRFDLERGVEFSTYATPTIVGEIKRHFRDKGWAVRVPRRLQELKLSLTKAISDLAQREGRAPTVSELAQHLQMSEEEVLEGLESANAYSTVSLDAPDSGDEDAPAVADSLGIIDDALEGVEYRESLKPLLEKLPAREKRILLLRFFGNMTQSQIAAELGISQMHVSRLLARTLAQLRDGLTADD